One Oncorhynchus kisutch isolate 150728-3 linkage group LG13, Okis_V2, whole genome shotgun sequence DNA window includes the following coding sequences:
- the LOC109902280 gene encoding transmembrane gamma-carboxyglutamic acid protein 1 isoform X1 has translation MGSVFLPSDLANSVLSRQRRDNSYLLEEIRQGNIQRECREEICTYEEAREAFENDEKTLSDWLQQRFWEEYVRESSPGGGLQSAVGGVHSLYLILPLLLVLLLIAAVAITVWRCHSRKRSERSPALGGSHRDPTLSVVSMDQWGRDFHDHSELSVHSSPAYPGSEVTSARGSRGEPPPSYEEAVGHTDVHIETEPPPQYEDIIGHGK, from the exons tgtTCCTGCCGTCGGACCTGGCCAACTCTGTGTTGAGCCGGCAGCGCAGGGACAACAGCTACCTGCTAGAGGAGATCCGGCAGGGCAACatccagagagagtgcagggagGAGATCTGCACATACGAGGAGGCCAGGGAGGCCTTTGAGAATGACGAGAAAACT CTCTCTGATTGGCTGCAGCAACGGTTCTGGGAGGAGTATGTGCGGGAGAGCAGCCCAGGTGGCGGGCTGCAGTCGGCGGTTGGCGGAGTCCACTCCCTCTACCTGATCCTCCCCTTGCTCCTCGTGCTCCTCCTCATCGCAGCAGTGGCCATCACTGTGTGGCGCTGCCACTCCCGTAAGCGTTCGGAGCGCAGCCCCGCCCTGGGGGGCTCCCACCGGGACCCCACACTATCGGTGGTCTCCATGGACCAGTGGGGACGTGACTTCCACGACCACTCCGAGCTCAGCGTCCATAGCAGCCCCGCCTACCCGGGCTCAGAGGTCACGTCTGCGAGGGGAAGCAGGGGAGAGCCACCGCCGTCTTACGAGGAGGCAGTTGGCCACACGGATGTGCACATAGAGACAGAGCCGCCGCCTCAGTATGAGGACATCATTGGCCATGGGAAGTGA
- the LOC109902280 gene encoding transmembrane gamma-carboxyglutamic acid protein 1 isoform X2: MGSVFLPSDLANSVLSRQRRDNSYLLEEIRQGNIQRECREEICTYEEAREAFENDEKTQRFWEEYVRESSPGGGLQSAVGGVHSLYLILPLLLVLLLIAAVAITVWRCHSRKRSERSPALGGSHRDPTLSVVSMDQWGRDFHDHSELSVHSSPAYPGSEVTSARGSRGEPPPSYEEAVGHTDVHIETEPPPQYEDIIGHGK; encoded by the exons tgtTCCTGCCGTCGGACCTGGCCAACTCTGTGTTGAGCCGGCAGCGCAGGGACAACAGCTACCTGCTAGAGGAGATCCGGCAGGGCAACatccagagagagtgcagggagGAGATCTGCACATACGAGGAGGCCAGGGAGGCCTTTGAGAATGACGAGAAAACT CAACGGTTCTGGGAGGAGTATGTGCGGGAGAGCAGCCCAGGTGGCGGGCTGCAGTCGGCGGTTGGCGGAGTCCACTCCCTCTACCTGATCCTCCCCTTGCTCCTCGTGCTCCTCCTCATCGCAGCAGTGGCCATCACTGTGTGGCGCTGCCACTCCCGTAAGCGTTCGGAGCGCAGCCCCGCCCTGGGGGGCTCCCACCGGGACCCCACACTATCGGTGGTCTCCATGGACCAGTGGGGACGTGACTTCCACGACCACTCCGAGCTCAGCGTCCATAGCAGCCCCGCCTACCCGGGCTCAGAGGTCACGTCTGCGAGGGGAAGCAGGGGAGAGCCACCGCCGTCTTACGAGGAGGCAGTTGGCCACACGGATGTGCACATAGAGACAGAGCCGCCGCCTCAGTATGAGGACATCATTGGCCATGGGAAGTGA